One stretch of Toxoplasma gondii ME49 chromosome XI, whole genome shotgun sequence DNA includes these proteins:
- a CDS encoding enoyl-CoA hydratase/isomerase family protein (encoded by transcript TGME49_310830), whose amino-acid sequence MDDEKTLKSFGTLRVTRLAFPESSTYAASQLSFVYEVCLNRPGTRNAFGETFWCEFRECFVILDRLPSCRCVLITAEGSVFTAGIDLAFAAQVMSNPPLPVARHRQEAPFSDEIPRSSKSGLSVEGGDTGGDSSERENHDCARKSAHLRRYIMTLQDSFSAVEECSKPVIVCVGGPCVGAGVDLICSCDIRLVSKEAWFSVKEVDIGIAADVGTLQRLPRVVGNDAWVREVCFTGRRFGAEEARRAGLVSELFENREEMRQKGMALACDIAAKSPVAVSGIKFALNFSSRRTVREELRVQAIWNGAMLQTEDIPTAISQGVLGKGTGKPTAGNGQLFAAL is encoded by the coding sequence ATGGACGACGAGAAAACTCTGAAAAGTTTCGGAACCCTGCGAGTCACCCGACTGGCTTTTCCGGAAAGTTCTACATACGCAGCTTCCCAGCTCTCCTTCGTCTACGAGGTTTGTTTGAACCGTCCAGGGACGCGGAACGCGTTTGGCGAGACTTTCTGGTGCGAGTTCCGTGAATGTTTTGTCATTTTGGATCGACTGCCCTCGTGCCGCTGCGTGTTAATCACAGCAGAAGGGTCGGTGTTTACTGCGGGCATCgacctcgccttcgctgcccAGGTCATGTCGAACCCTCCTCTGCCTGTCGCGCGGCACCGGCAAGAGGCACCTTTTTCTGATGAAATTCCGCGAAGCAGCAAGTCCGGCCTCTCTGtagaaggaggagacactggaggCGATTCCAGTGAGAGGGAAAACCACGACTGCGCCAGGAAATCTGCCCACCTGCGCCGCTACATCATGACCTTGCAAGACAGCTTTTCAGCAGTAGAGGAATGCAGCAAACCCGTGATTGTTTGCGTAGGCGGACCGTGCGTGGGAGCAGGCGTGGACTTGATTTGTTCGTGCGACATTCGCCTGGTCAGCAAAGAAGCTTGGTTTTCTGTCAAAGAAGTGGATATCGGTATCGCGGCCGACGTCGGAACGCTTCAGCGCCTTCCTAGAGTGGTGGGGAACGACGCGTGGGTGAGAGAGGTTTGTTTTACGGGACGCAGATTTGGAgcggaagaggcgaggagagcggGCCTGGTCAGTGAACTGTTTGAAAACCGCGAGGAGATGAGGCAGAAAGGAATGGCCCTCGCTTGCGATATCGCGGCAAAAAGCCCGGTGGCGGTATCGGGCATCAAATTTGCGCTAAACTTTTCCTCTCGACGAACGGTTCGAGAAGAGCTGAGAGTTCAGGCCATCTGGAATGGAGCGATGCTGCAAACGGAAGACATTCCAACAGCCATTTCTCAGGGAGTTTTGGGCAAAGGGACGGGGAAACCCACCGCAGGAAATGGACAATTGTTTGCCGCTCTGTAA
- a CDS encoding hypothetical protein (encoded by transcript TGME49_310840~Predicted trans-membrane domain (TMHMM2.0):126-149:155-178) translates to MHACEFFDKTHVLIAASGNVRLSSLRHSKKVPFFSPAQSSLFTLRPNSQREPEKRCDSAMETSESLAAALAEADDPLSPAAVKEACFRRRRDSEETETLSCEEDGGTKEELSWSEALDMLVGASPRTVWRTVNYCVPVLLLVSLFLLHLTRHDKDLFWLLSGFIVLLLAFAAALNWTLWQVLPPEEDGESSSFESDEVRGETLSKKRN, encoded by the exons atgcatgcatgcgagtTTTTCGACAAAACGCATGTGCTGATCGCAGCCAGCGGCAACGTTCGCCTATCGTCGCTTCGCCACTCTAAAAaagttcctttcttctcgccggcACAGTCTTCACTCTTCACCCTGCGTCCT AACTCGCAGAGAGAACCTGAGAAGCGCTGTGACTCGGCAATGGAAACTTCGGAGAGCCTTGCGGCTGCGCTCGCGGAGGCAGACGATCCCCTCTCTCCGGCAGCCGTGAAGGAGGCTTGCTTCCGGAGGCGACGAGActcggaggagacagagacgctttcctgcgaagaagacggtggCACTAAAGAAGAGCTGTCCTGGTCGGAGGCGCTGGACATGCTGGTGGGCGCGAGCCCAAGGACAGTGTGGAGAACCGTCAACTACTGCGTCCCCGTCCTCttgctcgtttctctctttctgctccacCTTACGCGACATGACAAGGACTTGTTTTGGCTTCTATCCGGATTcatcgtccttctcctcgccttcgctgcggcTCTCAACTG GACCCTGTGGCAAGTTCTTCCGCcagaagaggacggagaaagcTCTTCATTTGAGTCCGACGAAGTCCGCGGGGAGACTCTCAGCAAGAAACGAAACTGA